The Festucalex cinctus isolate MCC-2025b chromosome 14, RoL_Fcin_1.0, whole genome shotgun sequence DNA window AACAGGCTTGGACAGATACGCTACTGGagataatgctgcattcaagatCACTGGGAATTTGGGGCATTTCAAATGAAAGCGCtccagtaaattaaaaaaaaaaaaaaactgaccacaGTGAGCTAATGATACAAGCTCCCTGCACAAAAAGGAAGTCACGCAAGATTTGCTGCTGTTTCTTAAGAGTTTAAATCACTCGCCGTTTTGCtttcctttgttttttgtaagtGGATGCTAACCAAAGAAGCATCAATTGAATGTATAGTAGTGGAATTATGCTGATAATCATAAAACAGCCATTGATAAGACGTCTCTGTGTCAAAATTAAGTTCACAGGAAGTTTTAAAGTTTTCCAGTGTTCTCGAATGCAACATTAATCCTAGCTAGCAGTGATGCTAACAGAACCGAAGTggacactttgtttttttgtttgtttttttcaatgaagGAAAAAATTGCACTGACTTTGTGGCTTCTGTGAAACAGCTACtgctaaaatgtttgttttcctttcttttgtTGAAGTTGCTTACAATGTAAACAACCACCTTGTacctaatgtaaaaaaaaacaaaaaaaacaaacaacaacaactacgcGATTTACCTCCTGGTGAACTTCCTGACTGATTGAGcaatggacgaatggacggaCAGGAACCAGAATCGGGACAACGATATGAAATGTTAGGAAACGGGAAGCGGAAGGGGGTGGAAAATGAAGTTACAGCCATATTTCGTTGATTTGTGGGTCAGCGAGCATATGTGTGTATTCGTCCTGGTGTCTTCTCTGTCCTCGAttgcttttgtctttttcactaccaaaaaaaaaaaaaaaatgaacgtaAGGCAGCAACCAGTTTGACTATCTGCATCTATCTTCATGTTTTTCGGGAATGTCAACGTGCTACTTGTGGACACAGTGCATGAATGCTAACGTGCGTGTAAATAGTAGAGTTATAGAGAATCGTATCTCATTAtcccaattaaaaacaaacaaaaacaacaaaaggtcCGAATGCTGTACAGATTCAGGATTTCTCTTCATTTTCTTTATTGAAATAGTTTTTGGAGTAACTTGCACATTACAACTAAGGAGTATTAGGGCCAcactacaaaaagaaaaagaaaatacacacAAGGGATAGATGTATATTTTTGAGAACTAAGTTGCATGTtcgtgaggggaaaaaagttgccaagatttaaaaagaaaaaaagttattttaaaattataactTTAACCttcaaaatatgactttttatatagaatatagctacccaagtcatttgaaaaacaagaaaaaaaaaatttctcaaAAATATCTACTTTATTCTCACAGTGTAATTTGTTTGCTCTTTTCCATGTGTTCCTAATACTCCTTCATAcaattctgtttgtttttttgttgtctttttttaatggaatggAAAAAGGCAATATCTGCTGTTGTTGAATGAGAAAGATGGCTGAAACGTGAAAAGCTTATTTTGCCATGAAAGAAATTCTAttgtgtatatactgtacagtgttattaaaaaataataataataataagcgcaGGTGGCCATCATTGCTACCCCTTAAGAGAAATATTTATTAGGGGGAAAGAAAGTCAGTGCAGTCAAGAATGACATACAGTCGAGTTTATTGCCTTTTGGGGGGACGTTGcttatttttttcacctttcTTTGAATTCCACGGGGGCATTTCAGATGGGCTTTTCCTCCATTATTTCTGTTCACTCCACCAACTTGCTGTCATTCCCATCATGCTTTGCTCcatccactttttttctcacagGATGCAGTTTGCCACTTTAATTATGTTTGGTAAAATAGGGACTTTGTTTTGGCCTTTGTCCTCTTtgtgtgtaaatgtgtttttttgttgaatgatTCTTAATATTATTTGTCAGAGACCAACGGGGAagttatttgtgtgtgcgtgtttgtgtgcgtgtgcacgcatccgtgcgtgtgcgtgtgtgtgttgccaCTAACTGTGACTGCTCTCCATGGTACTTCTGATTGaaaatccaataaaataaagtttggGATACCCTGTTTCAGAGACACCAGGAGTTTGGTGTTTTACTTTTGTGTTCGTGTTGTTTTGACTCGTATCTGAATGTATTCTTGTAAAGTTACAGTTTTAATATTGAAAAATGTAATTCCCAAAAAATGATGGCGGTTTGTGTCCGTTCATTTTTATTGTAGGCTAATGTATATGTTGAACTTGTGCCACTgtgtctgtcaaaaaaaaaatagccaaatAGTAATAGCCAAACCAACTAATGAGAACTGGCCTGAAAACAATCTTAGCATTCATGCCACAAACCAAACACATTGGCATAGTTTCACGCCCTGCCTTATCCATCAACCACTTCTGCAGTTGAGTAGATACTGTAGATGCCATCGCATCCAAGTGTGGCAGTGACTTTCCAAGTCTTCCTTTGCCTCCACATTAAAAGTCATAAAAAAGCCATTACAGATAAATCCGTCGGTGGCTCGCCAGATGCTTGACCTTCACCTGCCTCTTTGGTCTTTGCGCATCGTGTGCCGCCGCCGCCATTTAATCCCGCTTCCTGCGTCGGCAGCATCTGCCTGGTTTCTGCCGGCTGGCACGCTGACGCCACTTGAAGGAAGcaatataaaattatttatttatttatttattttgttttgcctctGCAAGCCTCGCATGTGCTGAAGCAGCAGCTGGTGAGGTTGCACGCTGTTACATGACAAAGTCTGTGATGGGAAAAGGAATGCTATGCTATATTCCGAGGCGTAGCTTGCCAACGGGCAAGGCAGGCAATTGCTTGGGGCCCCTTAGCCAGCAAGGACCCCCAGAGGGCCAACAGATTTGACACAAACCATATATACTTCACATTAGCAGTGTAGTAATGACAACTGACCGTCTCAAATTCCGTGACTCAGGtggtttgtttttcctttaaaaaaaaataaaaaataaataagccgggttttttgggggggtttttaacGGCCCTGTatagtcaggattttttttttttttttttttgaccatgtatagtaaggcttttctttttaaacggccatcatgtaaggcgttttttgtttgtttgtttgtttgtttgtttgttttttaataaccgtgtatagtaaggcctttttttttttttatgaccatgtatagtaaggcctttcttttaaacgtccatgtatatagtaaggtgttttttttgtgtgttttttttaatgaccgtgtatagtaaggcctttaaaaaaaaaacagaaaaaaaaaacggccatgtatatagtaaggcgttaaaaaaaattttttaaaaaatgacgatgtacatagtaaggcgtttttttgttttttttgtttttgtttttgtttttttgtttgtctgtttttaatGACCGTCTATAGTaaggcccctttttttttaaacgaccatgtatatagtaaggtgttttttgtttttgttttaataactgtgtatagtaaggcctttttttttttaaacggccatgtatatagtaaggtctttaaaaaaaaaaaaaaaaaaaaaaaacgacgatgtatagtaaggcctttcttttaaacgtccatgtatatagtaaggtgttttttttgtgtgttttttttaatgaccgtgtatagtaaggcctttaaaaaaaaaacagaaaaaaaaaacggccatgtatatagtaaggcgttaaaaaaaatttttttaaaaatgacgatgtacatagtaaggcgtttttttgttttttttgtttttgtttttgtttttttgtttgtctgtttttaatGACCGTCTATAGTaaggcccctttttttttaaacgaccatgtatatagtaaggtgttttttgtttttgttttaataactgtgtatagtaaggcctttttttttttaaacggccatgtatatagtaaggtctttaaaaaaaaaaaaaaaaaaaaaaaaaacgacgatgtatagtaaggcattttttaaattttttaaacaaccacatatggtaaggtgtttttttttttatgaccatttatattcaggcgtttttttaaacgaccatttaaattgaggcgtttttttaacaccatatatagtaggggtgttaaaaaaaaaatcgattcggcgatatattgcgatactacatcgcgcgattctcgaatcgattcaataatcggcagaatcgatttttttttttttttttttttttttttttttttaggattcacaccttgagcatggaagaatgttatatgaacggaacattaagccttaatgttttattttaatgctgttcaaacatgaaacagattacaacctctataagactgacatttcagataaataaataatacattttcatataaatcttacactctacaagcttactgattagtattttctaaatttgaatgaaaaaaatcgcaacaatcgacttataaattcgtatcgggattaatcggtatcgaatcgaattgtgacctgtgaatcgtgatacgaatcgaatcgtcaggtactaggcaattcacacccctaatatatagtaagcctttttttacgaccatgtacagtaaggcattttgtttttaaatggtgattgtttattgaagatgcagttgtgcaattttaaaataaaacaatatgtaTATACTCCAAATGGCCACTGGGGCACCCCATCCCTTCTTGCTTGGGGCCCCTATAGGGAATTTTGCTACGCCACTGGATATATAAAATGCGTATCTAAGTGCTAACGTAACACAAACAATGCCGTGGCTGGTCCACAAACTTCACATACTGCTGATTGTTTTCTTCCTCTGTTCTCTCTGCAGGAGCTTTGCTGACACTTCAAACGATACACTTTGTGACGCCTGCTCTCCGTGGCGGTAAGAGGAAGACAAAACTCATCCTATGCGTCACTCTACTGTCTAGACGTGAATCTGGCTCACAATACATTTCCTTGTCTCTCCAGTCGATCTTTATTCTGCCCTCAGAACGAGGCTGGAATCACAATATGTGTCAGACCTGTGAGCAGACTTTTTAATAGAaacaccaccagcaccaccaccTCCGGTCTACAGGGAACTGCTCCACATGTCAGTTTGATGTGGATTTCTGTCAGGTACAAACTCTCCAAAACCATTCAGCTATTTTAGAGGAGAAGTAGTATGAAAGTGTTACTGTAGTGaccaaagatttttattttttttcaatgctttGGTAATTATACAAATTCAAAGTCATCGTTGCACAGTTTAGCCGTGGGACAACAACTACAAGAACTCGAGCTGTAGTCCTCCGACTCAGATCGACAGATACTGACAGAGGCAGGGAGGATCCTCTGGCATTTAGCCGCAAAATCTATGCACTGCGAGCAAAGATTTGTGTATTTTAGGCGTGATTACAGACCCAAATACTGTGTCCAACCTGGTTTAAACATCATCCAACGGAtgaagcgtgtgtgtgtggccaTGTACAAGCAGCTGTTTCTCACATAAACACGTACACACACGAGCAGATTAGAATGAAATGTCAGGCAAATACCAGAGCCTGAACTCTGCCCCGCATCCAGCGTGTGTTGCTAGCGCACGTAAATGATGGCATTTTAAGCATTTTAGATGATTACATGTGATGAAACACAAGTAGCAGTGAGGTGAAAAATAAAAGGAGAATTTAATCTTTCGCCGTTTGAACTCGTCGGTGGCAGGAACAATGAGCGTTTGACAAATCGTGTGCTCAGTCTGATTGATTGTCTCTTTAGAGGCTGTTCCAAGTGGCTGCGAGTTAATTCTGCTAAAGTGAAATGAGTTGAGCGGAGCCAGCAGGCTTCTAAATCAATAACGAGAAGTCTCGGACCTCGCCGGTCCGCTGATACTTTCGCCACAATTGAGAACGCACACTCACATCTACTTGTAttagagcagtgcttctcaaatagtggggcgatAGACGCGCACAAGTTGTCTGTCTTTTCGAAGTTAGAATTACGCCAGCTGTATGCAGCGTGCCGCGCAGTGATGCGAACGATCAGAataatagtgcccggcggtgacactaatgttttttgtttagtgacttaGGTTTAATgtaacaaaggctttgatcgttcacgtcatccttcaaaacattgtatttcatcagattccgtcatgtttaaTTGGAATtccatacaccagcagcccattgaaaagagatacaatgctgccatctgctggccagagTTAGTGTCTGTtcttgattccacaacccattgagcaggcagcgctgcacttagatgttgctctgcccactgatttaaaaaaacaaaacaaaaaaaaacaaaaaacgtagttgacctgatttaacgtttatggcggcatacatcgtgatgtTACTCCATTgttatttaacgtttttggTGGTGAAAGAGTTAAACGGGTTTTTGGGATCTTTTCATCTGAAATAAGAGAGGACTCACCCATGTGCTGCCATTGCTGCACTATAAAACTCTGCGGAGTAGTGAAATGTCTGCACAACAAGGTGGCACAGCCTCTGCACAGTGGGCCCAGTTTCCAAAAATATGACATAAAACAAGAACGTTTCAATCATAACCAACAATATCGTCTACATTTACATGTATATACGTCCATTGTTGTTTGAAGCGGTTctagattaactcatttaccgCTAGTACCACTTAGATTTTTGCTACCAAATCCTCCTTCCAGCCATCTATCTACTACATTTTACTTCCTATTTCTTTCCTCGATCAATCAATCGCCTTTGTCAACTATCctttccatccatttccttctcCCTCTCCCCTACCATGTCTCTCTCCTACATTAACAACTTTGTTCTCCGCTGAGAGGCCCGTGGGCGGCGGTGCGAACCCTTGTCGAGTTAGAGCGGCGCTTTTTCCTCGTTGCCGCGGCGACGCGACCGCAACAACAAGCACCTGAGAAGACAAGAAAtagccgtccatccatccatgtttaaCAGCGTGAGCGTCGTAATCCGCCATCCCGCACGGAAACGAGGAAGGAGAGAGTAATAACAGCAATCAGGCGGCATTAGCGGAGCGGTAATTGCAGCCGTGAGGTGTGACTCATTGGCGGAGTGCTGAGCTATAGGGCCCACTTGTACCGTACAGCACGCCGCCATTTGCCATCTTTGGATGCGTGCTGACATCCCGCGACTTTCCTCCCCTCATCTTCCACTTCGACACGCACTCGGCTAAATCGACACGCACGCACCTGGTTTGACATCGGAAGCCACGTTTGCGTGTTTCAAACTGACACTTAAGGCAACCTCTTCCTGCAAATGTCACAAGGTGTCACGTTGACTTCACATGCTGGAAATGTCACTATTAGGGGTGATAAATACAGTGTTGTATGATGAAAAGATGTGAAAAGAAAATACTCTATAAGCATTGAAAGTATACATTCATTGcctttatttaactcatttattcccagccattttcacagaagcaatcccgttcgctcccggctgttttattggattttgactgattttgcaaagcccacagaatattgtgttctattgctataaaagcatggaacctaccaaaagaaagattaatgtctcttctttcatcaggaaaaaaaaaagtatgtttctatctgtttccgttttgcagcaattagcattagaagagagctaagtttcatcagttttcacaaatctatttaaaattgtaagtaatttagctttttttctacatgaccctggttgatctcctttgctctgctgccacctgctggctgtttgtgtaataactaccatttctgcaaccgttctttgcagttgataggctgcatcaaagccttctgtatgctctagcgtaaaaaacaaaacaaaaaaacaaaaacgtataaatacgtctttgggacacttacattaaaaaacgtatttacacgttattgggagcaaatgagttaaatgaaacaaaaaaaatccatattattatttgaatgtaATAAACGCACAACTTGAGGCAAGTCaaatttgctcttttttttaattaatttatttttacatattttgtgtCTCTACAATACTCAACTTCAACTCTTCATCATTGACATCATCCTGTTTCTCCATCTTATCCTGCATTTCTACAGTGTGTCCTTCACATGGTCCCGTTTCTTTGGCAGTCCTAGTCAGGCACGCCGGTGGTCCAGTTCTCAGCGTTCTCAGCTTGTCGCTGGCCATGGCAAAGTAGTTCCTTAACTCTTCCACGGGTCCATCTTCGGCAAACAGCCGCTCCACATACGCCCGGGCGTACTGGTCCGAGGTGATCAGGTCCGGGTTGAGCGAGAACGACGAAGCTGCAAACATGGAGGTCAGCAAATGATGTTTAAGTGTTGTGAGAGCCCACTTGCTTGATGACTAAAAGGGCTGCAGaggaaaatgaaatcaaaactaaaagtGCAGTTGCGGTTCTATGAaatgtttcattgtaaattCGGAGAAAGTGAAGTTTTGTGGAGGACTTCTGTGAACTACAaaataacatgtttttatttttgcaataataGCCACAGACTGGTGGAAAGTGAATGGTGTGAAAAGGTATTGCATCAGTAACTTGGCATAGGTTGTAGTGGGTTAATATTTTCTTGGGTTTTTGCTTCCATTAATATTAACAATTTTACTGAGTTTTCATTaattatacatattttaaaatattcattattaatacatacGCATGAAcattatttgaaaattatagaATCATTACTCAAGTCTAGTGTCGATATAAATTAAACATGTATTATGTATTTCTTATTGGAAAATCTATGCTAAAacataagaaaagaaaatcaaggTAAATACAAAAGCGTATAAATTACTTgattaaaactattttttccaacACAACACATTTGCTCGGAAAtaccatcattattattattaatttggaatgtcaggcgattaaaagttttaatcgtaattaatctcaTGATTAacctcacgattaatcacaaattttatatctgttctaaatgtacaataaattgtacaataaaatgctAAGTTTTCATTCTCTTGTAAAAGCGGAAAAATTATATtggttgcatcttttagtcattgatacagtaatttcataataattcataaaactgagttaaaattaaaaaagatgtactgaactgtaaaaaacgagtgtgaaattgatttgtgttgaagtaATTTtgttgccactagatggcataattgcatttgtaagacaatggtgacagctcagtgcatttctcttttcagagctgtctaatctttaacatgatgtaacttgtgaaattctgcacatttttaaaattgaaaaatacaacttgactccagtctccactaatatatgcattattatttaatttattaccgctatattttgatgtggacgtgtctgctgcgttgttaCTGGATtttcccagtacaggctttccaagtaaggggcggtcattcatcgcgttaaaaaaaaaaaataataaaaaaaataaaataaaaaaataaaaataaaaaaataaaaataaaaataaaaatgcagcaTTAAGGGAACTTTTAATTAactgaaacactaattatataCACccttattaataattattattagtaatGTTATTAGTTACATACAATTCTGAGCAGAAAACATTACCTATCGCTGCTTCCAGGGCGGCGAGTGTGACACTGACGCTTTTTCCCGTCTCCCTGTCGCTCACCGTCAGCCCCGTCATGGATCCTTCGTCCTGCAGCTCACATGACAACGCGGGCTGACCTCCTCGACATTTCACCACGCACACTGTACTGCACTTATAACGCCTACAAAAGTCACATTAGAACATGACAGGAAAAATTGTACGGTCCAGTGagtctcaattattttttttttcacactgagTATCGCCTGAAAAAATGGATTGCACTTAAAAGATAAATACAAGTGATGTCAGTGATTCTTTtacgtaccactagagggagcccgtgTACAACTTCACACTTTCTATGGAAAGGGCGTCTTCGATATTTTACTAGTAAACCAAACATGGCACAAGGACTTGAAAAAACGTCACTCGAAAGACGAGTGATCTGAATTGTCTTAGTAGTAAGGACAACATAAGCTGGATGTCGAGGATCTTAATAAATGATCAAATGGCTTTCCATAAAAGTCTTTATTCAACTGTGAATGACAGATATGAGTTGCTTAATGATTGTCTGACATCTCATTTAAaatagcttttatttttctacgcagACGCTTCCTGTCTAACTTAAAAGCAATCCAGACACTTTGCATTCGCGGCTCGTCTAGCAATAGACAGCTCTTAACTTCTTTaggtgatttattattattttttatgtgataTTTATTTGCAGTTTGACAGCACAGCcgtcagtatttgtttttaatatgcgTGCAGACTTCACACTGTGAGTAGTCGAAAAACACTAAACGAGTCACAGTGTGTAGACTGGGATAAATAATAGCGCACTCGTCTCCAAACAGCTGCATATTTTGTCCTTTGATTGCATGTCAGTTCGTTCAGAAACAGACATGCTATTACGTGCTGTTAAAGTTTTCTCTCGACTATATTTTCCTGTCTTCGCAAAAATCCTCCACTATTTTCACACAATAAGTATTTGGACTgagaaaaggaaaaataatgCACCCGGATCAAAATTGCTGCCTATTTCATCCTTTGAGTGCTAGTTTTGTTGACACACAGACCAGCTTTTAAATGCTTTTGAAGGTCTCATTGTCATCACCGATCTTTTCATTTCCACAttcataataaagtaaaaaaaaatctattgtttTGGCACCAACGAGTGTTTAAGCTGAGAAAAGTAATAGTACACCCGTCTTAAAAGAGCTGCTTTTTTTGTCCTTTGATCAAGCATAAATTTGTTGCTCAACGGAAATGTTATAAAATTCCGATAAAGGTCTGTATTTTGCTCTCTCCGTAGAAAACATCCACTATTTTGATTGAATAAATTGAGAAAAGTAATAGTACACCTGTGTCAAAGAGCTGCATCTTTGtgcaaatattttgaaaaatagaCATTCTGCTCAAGGGCTTTTTgtcatgatttgtttttttcctcacctCGCAGAAAAACATCCGCAATTTTCATACTGATAGGCATAACAACTGAGAAAAGTAGGAGCACACCTGTGTCAAAAGAGCTGCACATTTTGCCCTTACATTGAATACAAGTTCTTTGAGAAACAGAAATGCTATTAAGTGCCACTAAAGGTTTCTGTTGTAGCCCTCAATTCATTTCGTAAAAAATGGTAAATTAGCATTTCCCAATAGGTTTGCCCATATATTGATGTTCTTAGGCTGTTGTACCTGTAAGCGGATGTAATCTGTACCAGGTCCTCCTTGTATTGCTGCAGCACTGCCCTCGCCGACAGGGGTTCCTCCCGCCCCTCCAGGACAGCCAGGTGAATCAACATTTGGGTGTGGAACGCTGATCCGCTAGCCCAGAACCTCAAAGACCTGGAGGAGGTCCAAAGTGCGTAAGTACAACAGGAACCAGTAGTGGGAActacaaagtacaaaaattaTTCATTACCTGTACTTAAATGCGTTTCGTAAGTCTTGTTTTTACTGCCCAtttaaaaacagacatttgcaGTCTTGTAGGTGACATAaatagtgagtgaaaaaaaaaaaaaagtccaatactgctgacatgttggggtcttataaagcccttttcacactccACTTGGTTCTCCTGATGTTCACCGCGGGACAAGGCACAGGACAGTGTGTAGCCTACATGTGCGGCACTGGTTGCTAATCCACCAAACAGGCAGTTTGCCTGGTGCTTTTTCCAACCATACAATTCGAACATCTCTCTCAAATTAACTGTGCAAAGAAAAGCAGAAATAAAACTGAGCCCGATTCATTTAATGACTTGGGAGAGTAGATGGCTTGGCTTACTTTAAGTAAAACAACACTTTGCCTAACGTTAGCATCAAGGCTAGATACGTAGCAGTTAGCATAGTGGGAATTAGCTGCCGTTCCACTAATCAATAATATAACATTTCTGACTTGATGTATATTAAATAGAATATAGTTCCACGGCATAACCTGACAGATATCCAAGTAAGatattttttatctatacaaaTCTGTGTTTCTGAAGAAGAGTACTGAACTGAATATTTAAAGGTTTTCGAAATGGGTTGACTAATGACTCCAAGGTCATGACTGTGAATTTGGGCAGAAAACGGAGTGTAGCCAATCAATTAGTAACCAGACTGAGAAACTGAAAGCCGGCATGAAGTGTTTCTGGGATAATAACACCATCTATTAGCAacaattatcttcaaacatgtcGAAAACGTATTTAGAAACAAAcctctgaattcactttacagaGTCTACCTTATTTACTTTTACTTAAAGGAAAGAATTGAATCAGTACTTCTTCTGACATGAGTGTGATACCATCACAATTTTCCACTCACTGTGAGTCGCAGTCTCCGCCCACCAGGCAGATCTTCAGCTGGGTCAGTACAAGGCTGAGCTGTGCTTCCATTCTCAGAGAGTCCTGAATGAGTCGGGTTTTATCGGCCAGGTTGATCCTGCAGCGTTTCAAGTACTCCTCCATGACTTCTTGGAGCTCCCGCACTCTCTGCTGGTGATGATGTATCATTTTACTTCTATACAAAGAGTCCCATGATCATATATCGCGACAAGCGTTAACCTGGCCCGATGATGAACCGGTCGCCTTCTTTTTCGCCCCAGACGAGGACATGAT harbors:
- the LOC144001752 gene encoding uncharacterized protein LOC144001752 isoform X1, encoding MGQLLSSEEELAGVKRAIGNLLYRTMLEGGAVPDLGVVHPLLLTNHNEEPGARLQAQLLQLQGDIGNRAPSYLKDLIGRLSSFSDEPRVAGLVGLAVTMVMDLLIMSSSGAKKKATGSSSGQQRVRELQEVMEEYLKRCRINLADKTRLIQDSLRMEAQLSLVLTQLKICLVGGDCDSQSLRFWASGSAFHTQMLIHLAVLEGREEPLSARAVLQQYKEDLVQITSAYRRYKCSTVCVVKCRGGQPALSCELQDEGSMTGLTVSDRETGKSVSVTLAALEAAIASSFSLNPDLITSDQYARAYVERLFAEDGPVEELRNYFAMASDKLRTLRTGPPACLTRTAKETGPCEGHTVEMQDKMEKQDDVNDEELKLSIVETQNM
- the LOC144001752 gene encoding uncharacterized protein LOC144001752 isoform X2, which codes for MGQLLSSEEELAGVKRAIGNLLYRTMLEGGAVPDLGVVHPLLLTNHNEEPGARLQAQLLQLQGDIGNRAPSYLKDLIGRLSSFSDEPRVAGLVGLAVTMVMDLLIMSSSGAKKKATGSSSGQRVRELQEVMEEYLKRCRINLADKTRLIQDSLRMEAQLSLVLTQLKICLVGGDCDSQSLRFWASGSAFHTQMLIHLAVLEGREEPLSARAVLQQYKEDLVQITSAYRRYKCSTVCVVKCRGGQPALSCELQDEGSMTGLTVSDRETGKSVSVTLAALEAAIASSFSLNPDLITSDQYARAYVERLFAEDGPVEELRNYFAMASDKLRTLRTGPPACLTRTAKETGPCEGHTVEMQDKMEKQDDVNDEELKLSIVETQNM